The Algoriphagus halophilus sequence AGAAATCCTCTCCTGTACCCATAGAAACAATTAAAGCAAACCCCAGAACAGGATGGGCTTTGTTTGGATTGGTTTTTCTAATTCCGTTGATTGTGTTTCAAAAATCTTTTTTGGAAAAAGACCTCAGTTCAGAATTCACAAAACTGGGAGTAAGCACCTCCTCAACCTGGGCTGCGATTTCAGTTGGTGCTGCATTTCTAATTTGGGTGATTTTACAGCTACTGACTTGGAAGAATTATAAAGATTTTTGTGCTTCTCACTCCTTTCCTGAACGTTTGTTGAACGTTACAGGCCCCCTCCTTTTTATTTCTTACCTCCTCTTTTCGATCCTACTTACGGGCTCTTACTTCAAATGGGGTAGGCTGGAACAATACCTTTATATCCTCAATTTTATTTTCGTGCTGGTTCTAACTTTTAAAGTTGAAAAGAATGGAATCAACACCCATTTACCGGATTATTCAGCGGTAAAAACTGCTACCATCGCAATGCTGATCATTCTTCTATTGGCAATCATCGCGTCCTCCTCCCATAGCCCCATCCCTGGTGCCCAAATGCGGTTTTAAAAAAACTTTCATTTCGTCCCCAAAATCAATCCAGTCCAATTAACAACCCTACTCGCAAATGAATGTTTCCTCAACATTATCAAAAAGAGGAACTCAACAATCAACAATTAACAAACTGGTAATCAGCAAATAGATAGTCCATTTTTTTAAGTAGAGAGTATTACTCCTGAAGGTATAGCCTATGAAAAATTTAAACATCAAGGAATTACTGGAAAAATTATCCACTGGGGAGATCTCAAAAGATGATTTTTTTCAATTGCTAAAGACACTTGAAATCGAAAAAGATTCTCCGGAATTAACCCAGGCATTCCTTGACATTTTTGACGGGTTTATTCCAGATGAAACGGATCAACCTATTAAACCAAAAAACAATTCTGACTAACCCAATAAATTTCTTTTTGCTTATGAAACATTTTTCCTTTTACCAAAAAATCAAGATTCTTTGGGGATTTCCCAGGATTTTTGGATTGATACTGATCCCAATTTTTGGGCTTTCAGTAATGTATTCGACTCCCTCTTATGCCGCTAATGAAGTTTTTCAGGTGCAGCAAGTAAGGGGTAAAATCATTTCCGGAATAGATGGCCTTCCGCTTCCCGGAGTTACCATCCTAGAAAAAGGAACCAACAATGGAATTGTATCAGAAATCGATGGAACCTATTCCCTCAATGTGGCTGGTCCTAATTCCGTTTTGGTTTTTTCTTATGTGGGCTTTGTCTCTCAAGAAATTACGGTAGGAAACCAGTCTACCATTGACATCACCATGGAAGAGACAGAAACGAGTATGAATGAAGTGGTGGTCACAGCCTTGGGAATAGAAAGAGATCAGCGTTCCTTGGGTTATGATGTATCGAGTGTGCAAGGGGAAGAGTTGACCCAGGTTTCACAAGAAAATGTCTTGAGTTCTTTGTCCGGTAGAATGCCTGGAGTCACGATCAACCAAACCAGTGGTCCAGGTTCCTCCATGAGTATGGTGATCCGTGGAGCCACCTCTCTTACCACCGACAACCAACCTTTATTTGTGGTCGATGGGGTCCCCATGTCTAATTCTCTGAATAACATTCGTGAGAACGGGAATGGAAACCAAGTCGATTATGGAAATGCGATTTCAGATATCAATCCAGATGACATTGCAAGCATTTCTGTACTAAAAGGTCCTAGTGCTGCCGCATTGTATGGAACACGGGCAGGTAACGGGGTGGTGATTATCACGACCAAATCCGGAAAATCAGGAAAGTCCATGGGAATTTCATTTTCTACCAGCAATGTGTTTGAAAGACCGACCCGATTACTGGACTTTCATTATAAATATGCCAATGGAAATAGAACCGGTGTCTTTAATGAGGGTTCTGCTTATTGGGGAGGCCCAGAACTGAATGCCGGAAATACTGCTGTTCAATGGAACAGTCCACTGGATGCCAATGGAAACCCTGTCCCAACGGAATTGCTTGCTTACCCCAATGCCATGAAAGATTTTCTTCAGACCGGGGTAACCTCCACCAATAATATTGCAGTCGATGGAGGAAGTGACCAAACTACCTATCGAATCTCCTATTCCAATATGTTGCACCAGGGAATGATTCCAAATTCGGATTTATTCAGAAATAGTTACTCCACTTCCTTGAGTCATAAGATTACCGAGAAATTGACCTTCACTTCCAACTTCAATTACACCAATAGTAAGTCCAATGACCGTCCAAGTACAGGTGATCGTAGAGCCAATCCATTAGAAGCAGTTTATACTTCTCCTTATGTAGATTTTAACCAAATGCGAGATATATGGGTGCCTGGGCAAGAAGAAGTGCAACAAATGAGGACCTCGGCAGGTGACAATCCCTACTTTATCGCTTATGGTATCCAAAATGCCTTTGTAAGGGATCGAATCTATGGAAACGTGGCTTTGGATTACCAGTTTTCTGAATCCTTCAATATACGAGTTCGCTATTCTCTGGATAGATCGGACGAAAACCTCGAAACAAAAATACCCTATAGTTTCAGCCGAATGGCGAGAGGAGGTTATTACACCTCAGATATTCTGACGCAAGAATCCAATGCGGACTTTTTGGCTTCCTGGAATCAGGATTTCGGAGAGTTGGATATCAATGCTTCTCTAGGCGGGAATATCATGAATCGTTTTGGACGAAGCACGAATGTAGGGGTAGGTGGAGACCGAAACAATGGGCTGGTGATCCCCGGAATTTATAATGTTCAAAATATTCCAGCAGACAATCGGTCAATGAACAATTCCTATTTTGAAAAAGGGATCTATTCTATTTATGGATTAGTTTCTTTCGGCTATGCAGATCAATTGTATTTGGATCTGACCGCAAGGAATGACTGGTCTTCTACCCTGCCTCAGGATAATCGATCCTATTTTTACCCATCGGCATCTTTGAGCTGGTTGGCTAATTATACCTTAGGGATGTCTGATAAAATTGACATGTTCAAGTTTAGATTTGGCTGGGCCCAGGTAGGTAATGATACGGGGCCATACAATTTGGTTCCAAACCTTTCTACGGGACTTTACAATTCCATCAACACGGCAAGCATGCCCTCAGGCCTTTTGAATCCTGATTTGAAACCAGAAGAGGCTACCTCCTATGAAGGTGGTGTTGACTTGAACATGTTCAACAATAAACTCCGGTTCTCTGGTACGATCTACCAAATTGACAATCGAAACCAGATTTTCTCTGTAAACCTTCCTTCCTCTTCCGGGTATTCCGGGCGTTTGATCAATGCAGGCTTGATCCGTAGTAAAGGAATAGAACTAGCTCTAGGTGCTACGCTGATTCGGAAACAGGATTTTTCTTGGGATGTGGACTTGAATTGGAGTAGAAACAGGACCACTGTCGTAGAACTTGCGGAAGGTTTAGACCGCATCACCCTGTGGTCTGAAAACGGAGGGGGGGCCATTACCTTTGTGGGAGAGCAAATTGGAAACATGTATAGCTCCAGCTATGCAGAAGTAGAAGACCCCAATTCACCTTATTATAAGTGGCCTATTTTATCCAATGCAGGAGGATGGCAGGAATTATCAGGAACTGAAAATTTGAAGAAAGTAGGAAACTTCAACCCGGACTTCCAAATGGGTTTACAGACTACTCTGAATATTAAAAACTTTGTCATCGGAGCTAGCATTGATTGGAGACAAGGTGGAGAGTTTATGTCTTTTACCTACCGTTATGGCGAATCTGACTGGAAGTCCCAAAGACAATTGGACAATTTAATCCCTGGAAGTTTGTATTCGACGGATGAATTGATCGAAATGATGAAAGCCAATCCTGAGAAATACATCATACCCACTGCTGGAAACTATCCTAGAGTGGGCGGTCACACCGCAGAAACCGGTGGATATTATGTAGATGAAAATGGCAGTGATGGAGCATTTGTACCAGGAGTAATCCAAACTGCGGGGGCTGATACTCCCAATGATTTTA is a genomic window containing:
- a CDS encoding SusC/RagA family TonB-linked outer membrane protein; its protein translation is MKHFSFYQKIKILWGFPRIFGLILIPIFGLSVMYSTPSYAANEVFQVQQVRGKIISGIDGLPLPGVTILEKGTNNGIVSEIDGTYSLNVAGPNSVLVFSYVGFVSQEITVGNQSTIDITMEETETSMNEVVVTALGIERDQRSLGYDVSSVQGEELTQVSQENVLSSLSGRMPGVTINQTSGPGSSMSMVIRGATSLTTDNQPLFVVDGVPMSNSLNNIRENGNGNQVDYGNAISDINPDDIASISVLKGPSAAALYGTRAGNGVVIITTKSGKSGKSMGISFSTSNVFERPTRLLDFHYKYANGNRTGVFNEGSAYWGGPELNAGNTAVQWNSPLDANGNPVPTELLAYPNAMKDFLQTGVTSTNNIAVDGGSDQTTYRISYSNMLHQGMIPNSDLFRNSYSTSLSHKITEKLTFTSNFNYTNSKSNDRPSTGDRRANPLEAVYTSPYVDFNQMRDIWVPGQEEVQQMRTSAGDNPYFIAYGIQNAFVRDRIYGNVALDYQFSESFNIRVRYSLDRSDENLETKIPYSFSRMARGGYYTSDILTQESNADFLASWNQDFGELDINASLGGNIMNRFGRSTNVGVGGDRNNGLVIPGIYNVQNIPADNRSMNNSYFEKGIYSIYGLVSFGYADQLYLDLTARNDWSSTLPQDNRSYFYPSASLSWLANYTLGMSDKIDMFKFRFGWAQVGNDTGPYNLVPNLSTGLYNSINTASMPSGLLNPDLKPEEATSYEGGVDLNMFNNKLRFSGTIYQIDNRNQIFSVNLPSSSGYSGRLINAGLIRSKGIELALGATLIRKQDFSWDVDLNWSRNRTTVVELAEGLDRITLWSENGGGAITFVGEQIGNMYSSSYAEVEDPNSPYYKWPILSNAGGWQELSGTENLKKVGNFNPDFQMGLQTTLNIKNFVIGASIDWRQGGEFMSFTYRYGESDWKSQRQLDNLIPGSLYSTDELIEMMKANPEKYIIPTAGNYPRVGGHTAETGGYYVDENGSDGAFVPGVIQTAGADTPNDFSDDVYEEHLGAEGTNIYPITNTYPWDFNEQVTFDASFIKLRELSIGYRIPNLGKFKNATFSIYTRNLMIWTKADIGIDPERAFWASGGTQGNTSSQFRQGIERQNVMPWSLPIGFKLNFNL